The following coding sequences are from one Leptolyngbya sp. NIES-3755 window:
- a CDS encoding glutamine--scyllo-inositol transaminase (similar to AA sequence:cyanobase_aa:LBDG_33820), with translation MNTIPPFDLSEQFKLIGSEINQAVLDVLASGRYIGGASIENFETAFAQYIGSDITIACNSGTDALFLALRALDIGVGDEVITTPFTFIATAETISAVGATPVFIDIDPKTFNLDLNQIESAITERTKAIVPVHLFGQPVDMTRLMSIANAHNLSVIEDCAQSTGAEWAGKRVGSIGQIGCFSFYPTKNLGACGDGGAITTNDPKIAAKLKMLRDHGRYSGYYHEELGVNSRLDAVQAVILQIKLRYLDRWNQQRTEIADRYHSLLAPIPGIAAPETISGGRSVWNQYTIRVEQNRDKLKSDLQAKGVNTAVYYPLPLHLQPVYKSLGYQSGQLPESDRAANQVLSLPMFPELTHEQQDQVVYSLKDCLS, from the coding sequence GTGAATACAATTCCCCCCTTTGATCTGTCTGAACAATTCAAGCTCATTGGTTCCGAAATTAATCAAGCTGTTTTAGACGTGTTGGCATCCGGTCGATACATTGGCGGAGCCTCGATCGAGAATTTTGAAACGGCTTTCGCTCAATATATTGGTTCCGATATCACGATCGCTTGCAACTCTGGAACGGATGCACTTTTCCTCGCTCTCCGCGCCCTCGATATCGGTGTAGGCGACGAAGTGATCACCACGCCCTTTACCTTCATCGCCACCGCAGAAACGATCAGTGCGGTCGGTGCAACTCCCGTTTTCATCGATATCGATCCAAAAACGTTCAATCTCGATCTCAATCAAATCGAATCTGCAATTACTGAGCGAACGAAAGCGATCGTTCCGGTGCATTTATTCGGTCAGCCTGTGGACATGACGCGCTTAATGTCGATCGCGAATGCTCACAATCTATCTGTAATCGAAGACTGTGCCCAATCGACCGGAGCAGAATGGGCAGGAAAACGAGTCGGTAGCATCGGACAAATCGGCTGTTTCAGCTTTTACCCAACCAAAAATCTAGGCGCGTGTGGTGACGGTGGAGCCATCACAACGAACGATCCAAAGATCGCCGCAAAGCTGAAAATGCTCAGAGATCATGGACGTTACAGCGGTTATTACCACGAAGAATTAGGCGTGAATAGCCGACTCGACGCGGTTCAAGCGGTGATCCTCCAGATTAAATTGCGTTATCTCGATCGCTGGAATCAACAACGCACCGAAATTGCCGATCGCTATCATTCTCTTCTCGCGCCGATTCCTGGAATTGCCGCCCCCGAAACGATCTCAGGCGGTCGCAGTGTTTGGAATCAATACACAATCCGAGTCGAACAAAATCGCGACAAACTCAAGAGCGACCTCCAAGCAAAAGGTGTCAATACTGCTGTTTATTATCCGCTTCCGTTACATTTACAGCCCGTCTACAAATCGTTGGGATATCAATCGGGACAACTGCCAGAGAGCGATCGCGCTGCAAATCAAGTTCTATCGCTGCCGATGTTCCCCGAACTGACACACGAGCAGCAAGATCAAGTCGTTTACAGTTTGAAAGATTGTCTGAGTTAG
- a CDS encoding ABC-1 domain-containing protein (similar to AA sequence:cyanobase_aa:LBDG_33810), with amino-acid sequence MARTPLFQLKRYDSNAIANHYRLRPWRVIWRALRVTLLFVGFILGLKWDDWQGVAERNKFKRAAQLRQILTKLGPTFIKVGQALSTRPDLIRRDFLDELIKLQDQLPPFPSNLAFRIIEMELDADVDEIFAQITPSPIAAASLGQVYRARLKTGEEVAVKVQRPNLLPTLTLDLYLMRWAAGWLAPWLPLNLGHDLTLIVDEFGTKLFEEIDYLNEGRNAEKFAANFRNDPSVKVPSIYWRYTAQHVLVLEWINGYKLTDVEGIRAAGADPNAIVRIGVTSGLRQLLEFGFFHADPHPGNLFAVPTPSGGQMAYIDFGMMDQLEEEAKETLVDAVVHLINKDYVDLAHDFVKLGFLAPGTDIYPIVPALESVLGDIMGESVSNFNFKTITDRFSELMYEYPFRVPAKFALIIRSLVTQEGLALTLDPNFKIVEIAYPYVARRLLTGESPRLRRRLIEVLFKDGKFQWHRLENMISIARSDSNFDILPTAQLGLQYLLSDEGQFLRRQLLVALTEDDRLHTEEVQRLWELVKDDIKPARLWTAALGAFAELSPAAALIPTVSSLTGIKLER; translated from the coding sequence GTGGCTCGAACTCCGCTTTTCCAACTGAAACGATACGACTCCAATGCGATCGCAAATCATTACCGTTTACGCCCGTGGCGAGTAATCTGGCGAGCGCTCCGAGTGACTTTGCTATTTGTCGGATTTATTCTGGGTCTGAAATGGGATGATTGGCAAGGAGTTGCAGAACGCAATAAGTTCAAACGCGCTGCCCAACTCCGTCAAATTCTCACCAAATTAGGTCCCACGTTCATCAAAGTTGGTCAAGCCCTTTCGACTCGTCCCGACCTGATTCGCCGTGACTTCCTCGACGAATTGATCAAGCTACAAGATCAGTTACCTCCATTTCCAAGTAATCTCGCCTTTCGGATTATCGAGATGGAACTGGATGCCGATGTCGATGAGATCTTTGCTCAAATTACGCCAAGTCCGATCGCGGCTGCTTCTCTCGGTCAGGTCTACCGTGCCAGACTCAAGACAGGTGAAGAAGTCGCGGTCAAAGTTCAACGTCCGAACCTTCTCCCGACTCTAACGCTCGATCTCTACTTGATGCGTTGGGCAGCGGGTTGGTTAGCTCCCTGGCTTCCTCTGAATTTAGGGCACGACCTAACGCTAATCGTGGACGAATTCGGCACAAAACTATTTGAAGAAATCGACTATTTGAACGAAGGACGCAACGCCGAGAAATTCGCTGCAAACTTCCGCAATGATCCTTCAGTGAAAGTGCCCTCAATCTATTGGCGCTACACGGCTCAGCACGTTCTCGTTCTGGAATGGATCAACGGCTATAAATTAACGGATGTTGAAGGGATTCGTGCCGCTGGAGCCGATCCTAATGCGATCGTCCGAATCGGTGTCACTTCTGGCTTACGTCAACTTTTAGAATTCGGTTTCTTCCACGCCGATCCCCATCCTGGAAACCTTTTTGCCGTTCCCACGCCTTCCGGTGGACAAATGGCGTACATCGATTTTGGCATGATGGATCAGCTTGAAGAAGAAGCCAAAGAAACGCTCGTGGATGCGGTCGTTCACTTAATCAATAAAGATTACGTCGATCTGGCTCACGACTTCGTAAAACTCGGCTTCCTCGCTCCAGGCACAGACATTTATCCGATCGTTCCTGCACTCGAATCTGTTCTCGGCGACATCATGGGCGAAAGCGTCAGCAACTTCAACTTCAAGACGATTACCGATCGCTTTAGCGAGTTGATGTACGAATACCCGTTCCGAGTTCCCGCAAAATTCGCGCTCATTATTCGATCGCTGGTCACTCAAGAAGGTTTAGCCCTCACCCTCGATCCGAACTTCAAGATCGTGGAAATTGCTTATCCGTATGTCGCTCGACGTTTGTTAACTGGAGAATCTCCTCGGTTGCGTCGTCGCTTGATCGAAGTCTTGTTCAAAGATGGAAAGTTCCAGTGGCATCGTTTGGAAAATATGATCTCGATCGCCAGATCCGATTCTAATTTTGACATTCTTCCGACTGCTCAACTCGGTTTACAGTACTTACTCTCGGATGAAGGACAGTTTCTTCGTCGCCAATTATTGGTTGCGCTGACCGAAGACGATCGCTTACACACCGAAGAAGTCCAACGCCTTTGGGAATTAGTCAAAGACGATATCAAACCCGCTCGACTCTGGACAGCGGCACTCGGCGCATTTGCAGAACTTTCTCCCGCTGCGGCGTTGATCCCAACAGTTTCTTCTTTGACGGGGATCAAGCTAGAACGGTAG
- a CDS encoding hypothetical protein (conserved hypothetical protein;~similar to AA sequence:cyanobase_aa:LBDG_33800): protein MQYFFPQPPYLLLVAGLLASIASGLAFEAVLKQSVKDWNENKSTRSLATMRGLSLFTPFLGMAGGAFFFLGAGVEIFGIPTAFAYGVSLPLTIGTAWLVWWQLGKILTQIEQGGSAALDLDSWG, encoded by the coding sequence GTGCAATACTTTTTTCCTCAACCTCCGTATCTGCTGCTCGTTGCTGGACTGTTGGCGAGTATTGCCTCCGGACTAGCATTTGAAGCGGTCTTAAAACAATCCGTGAAAGACTGGAACGAAAACAAATCGACTCGTAGCCTAGCCACGATGCGCGGACTCTCACTCTTTACGCCGTTCCTCGGAATGGCAGGTGGCGCATTTTTCTTTCTTGGTGCGGGAGTCGAGATCTTTGGAATTCCGACCGCATTTGCGTATGGGGTTTCATTGCCTCTAACCATTGGAACGGCATGGCTTGTATGGTGGCAGTTGGGTAAAATCCTGACCCAAATCGAGCAAGGTGGCTCAGCCGCTCTCGACCTCGATTCTTGGGGTTAA
- a CDS encoding hypothetical protein (similar to AA sequence:cyanobase_aa:LBDG_33790) yields the protein MQDTSSLDLEQELNRLTCAFAARNTEIGKAVIANLRSRLTLREVAGMVIVSLERLVWTDQLAFCWAIEQVIPGYVMREIRRITSVTIYRRLITQGYEPGQDFSMDGKGQVLLNEQAKTSIFAS from the coding sequence GTGCAAGACACTAGCAGCTTAGACCTCGAACAAGAATTGAATCGTCTCACTTGTGCATTTGCAGCCCGTAACACTGAAATCGGCAAGGCGGTCATCGCTAACTTGAGAAGCCGTCTCACTCTACGGGAAGTGGCAGGCATGGTGATTGTCAGCTTAGAGCGGTTAGTCTGGACTGATCAACTTGCCTTTTGTTGGGCGATCGAGCAAGTCATCCCTGGTTACGTCATGCGAGAAATTCGCCGAATCACCTCTGTGACCATTTATCGCCGTCTCATCACTCAAGGCTACGAACCCGGTCAAGATTTCAGCATGGATGGCAAAGGGCAAGTCCTACTCAACGAGCAAGCTAAAACCTCGATCTTCGCCAGCTAA
- a CDS encoding hypothetical protein (conserved hypothetical protein;~similar to AA sequence:cyanobase_aa:AM1_A0151): protein MSSDFSPTYYTIEGDHRWQVYRRLCELDIACSCTAYQPLTVQIDSPIAFIQLWSVMRQATIPRQTLADSLERCWKYRA, encoded by the coding sequence ATGAGTTCAGATTTCTCACCCACCTATTACACGATCGAAGGCGATCATCGCTGGCAAGTCTACCGCCGCCTCTGCGAACTTGATATCGCCTGCTCATGTACCGCCTATCAACCGCTCACCGTTCAAATTGATAGCCCGATCGCATTTATCCAACTCTGGAGCGTTATGCGACAAGCTACAATCCCGCGCCAAACCTTAGCAGATAGCTTAGAACGATGCTGGAAATATCGCGCTTAA
- a CDS encoding CheW protein (similar to AA sequence:cyanobase_aa:LBDG_33760), whose amino-acid sequence MSQVMNRSQAATVRLIVFAIAGYRLGLPVDQILRVVNCPEELKAQTSDRLELLPLGQHTISVLNLRSQLRLNQARTTPESDFLVVAKLGTELCAIRVDAPPDLIEVEAATIRQLPAPYRQGHPLSIASQVVVLPQGKATLAIFLLDLKRVLTMLEGA is encoded by the coding sequence ATGAGTCAAGTCATGAATCGGTCTCAAGCTGCAACAGTTCGATTGATTGTTTTTGCGATCGCTGGCTATCGATTGGGACTTCCGGTCGATCAAATTCTGCGGGTCGTGAATTGCCCTGAAGAATTGAAGGCGCAAACTTCAGATCGGCTTGAATTATTGCCGTTGGGACAGCATACGATTTCGGTATTGAATTTGCGATCGCAGCTTCGTCTCAATCAAGCCCGAACGACACCTGAGAGTGATTTCTTAGTGGTTGCAAAACTGGGTACGGAACTTTGCGCGATTCGAGTCGATGCACCGCCAGATTTGATTGAAGTTGAGGCAGCAACAATTCGACAATTGCCTGCACCTTATCGTCAAGGTCATCCTCTGAGTATTGCGAGTCAAGTGGTCGTACTGCCGCAAGGAAAGGCAACACTGGCGATATTTCTGCTCGACTTAAAGCGAGTTTTGACGATGTTAGAGGGCGCTTAA
- a CDS encoding response regulator receiver domain protein (similar to AA sequence:cyanobase_aa:LBDG_33750), translating into MVSDPKLREQTYSYFLTEAQDLLHSIEQNLFSLRHDRSAAKVHELMRSAHTLKGAAASVGFDSMKSIAHSLEDVFKALYKPEVELDSELEALLYEGYDCLRMPLTTAIAGVACQDAELLNRAEAIFSKIRNKLGKHFDANAALPTSAELGFDIVQSLFETGVRERLEQLAIAISQGNPTTIAQTLETQAEVFSGLAESLNLKGFGAIAETTMKALKRNPERVIEIAQAALADFRQGQIAVLNGDRVSGGEVSAALKQLAGAQKSNQADPQETLRPWARLKQFFRRSPELPAIEPLPIKPEPVQPAPVTSDPFVIDPELEALASQFEELEQSPTDDGFELWDTPSSEQSSPAPRSIEVQPTEAQPIELPQPVPQKPTAQDNVRVNLAHLESLSFITSELLIHQNQQSLQDERLQVMLTELLDRLNHHQHVLAQLHDWAFIAPERLSRDAQYLIGNDSKQRFDSLELDRYNELHLLVQTALTEAEQLETSAEAIEFLARESRLVRGKQGRLLTNLRDDLITVRMMPIGTILNRFPAVIQQLSETHGKTVKLKLVGTQVMVDKALAEKLYDPLLHLVRNAFDHGIESDVERQRQGKPIGEIEIRAYQQGNRTLIEVSDDGRGLNLQTICQRGFEQQRLISNQVDQFTEAELLNLLFESGFSTAQSITDLSGRGVGLDVVRSQVRSMQGNVTVTSVPNQGTTFSMQLPLTLISARLLVCQAGNAIYGMISEEVARIVSPDAVETEQLGNQRVLRWQYEGEEHTVPIHSLSRAITYTNWLAGMQSAIHSSEEFGAVPTLTSSILVLKHQNGWIGIEVDRVLGEQELVLRPVGSAIASPSYVYGCSVLGDGRSLLAIDALALIEQNHTKSSSVATPIEPTIVQRTRSVLVIDDSMTVRQVVSAALDGAGYHVIQAKDGLDAIEQLQRHSEIELITCDVEMPRLNGFEFLMRYQQEAQLNQVPVIMLTSRTNEKHQQLAKQLGAAAYMTKPFDQGELIQVVDRLIKGKVAR; encoded by the coding sequence ATGGTTTCTGACCCTAAACTCCGTGAACAAACTTACTCGTACTTTCTGACGGAAGCACAAGATTTACTCCACTCGATCGAGCAAAACCTATTCTCGCTACGTCACGATCGATCGGCTGCCAAAGTCCACGAATTGATGCGATCGGCTCATACGCTCAAAGGAGCCGCCGCCAGCGTCGGATTTGACAGTATGAAGTCGATCGCACATTCATTAGAGGATGTGTTCAAAGCACTGTACAAGCCTGAAGTCGAATTAGATTCAGAGCTAGAAGCATTGCTGTATGAAGGATACGACTGTTTACGAATGCCATTGACAACTGCGATCGCGGGCGTTGCTTGTCAAGATGCAGAGCTATTAAATCGGGCTGAAGCGATCTTTTCTAAGATTCGGAATAAGCTCGGTAAGCATTTTGATGCAAACGCAGCATTGCCAACTTCAGCAGAATTAGGATTTGATATTGTCCAATCGCTGTTTGAAACGGGAGTGCGAGAACGGCTTGAACAATTAGCGATCGCAATTTCACAGGGCAATCCAACGACGATCGCTCAAACGCTAGAAACACAGGCAGAAGTTTTTTCAGGATTGGCAGAGTCGCTGAATTTGAAAGGATTTGGTGCGATCGCTGAAACGACAATGAAGGCACTCAAACGCAACCCAGAGCGAGTGATTGAAATTGCTCAAGCAGCACTCGCAGATTTTCGACAGGGACAAATCGCGGTACTGAATGGCGATCGAGTTTCAGGTGGTGAAGTTTCAGCCGCTCTCAAACAACTGGCAGGAGCACAGAAATCGAATCAGGCTGACCCTCAAGAAACGCTGCGCCCTTGGGCAAGATTAAAGCAATTCTTTCGACGTTCTCCTGAACTTCCAGCGATCGAACCGTTACCGATCAAACCTGAACCTGTTCAGCCTGCTCCAGTGACAAGCGATCCATTCGTGATTGATCCTGAACTAGAAGCATTAGCAAGTCAATTTGAAGAACTAGAACAATCTCCAACAGATGACGGATTTGAACTTTGGGATACTCCATCATCTGAGCAATCCAGTCCTGCACCTCGATCCATTGAAGTTCAACCGACTGAGGCTCAACCCATTGAACTTCCACAACCTGTTCCTCAAAAGCCGACTGCTCAGGACAATGTTCGGGTTAATTTGGCACATCTGGAATCACTGAGCTTTATTACCAGTGAGTTGCTAATTCATCAAAATCAGCAATCGTTACAAGATGAGCGGCTTCAGGTGATGTTGACGGAATTGCTCGATCGATTAAATCATCATCAACACGTTCTCGCACAGTTACACGATTGGGCGTTTATTGCACCAGAACGTTTATCTAGGGATGCTCAATATTTAATAGGCAATGATAGCAAGCAGCGATTCGACTCGCTAGAACTCGATCGATACAATGAGCTTCACTTACTGGTGCAAACTGCATTAACGGAAGCTGAACAACTTGAAACTTCTGCCGAAGCGATCGAGTTTTTAGCCCGCGAGTCTCGATTGGTGCGAGGTAAGCAAGGAAGGCTATTAACGAATCTACGGGATGATCTGATTACAGTTCGGATGATGCCGATCGGAACAATCCTCAATCGATTCCCCGCAGTGATTCAGCAACTCAGCGAAACACACGGTAAAACTGTCAAACTAAAGCTTGTTGGAACTCAAGTGATGGTCGATAAAGCACTCGCTGAAAAGCTTTATGATCCATTGCTGCATTTGGTTCGGAATGCGTTTGATCATGGAATTGAATCAGACGTAGAGCGACAAAGACAAGGAAAACCGATCGGTGAAATCGAAATTCGGGCTTATCAACAAGGAAATCGAACCTTGATTGAAGTTAGCGACGATGGACGCGGTTTGAACTTGCAAACTATCTGTCAGCGTGGATTTGAACAACAGCGATTAATTTCCAATCAAGTTGATCAATTTACCGAAGCTGAATTGTTGAATCTGCTGTTTGAGTCTGGGTTCTCTACTGCTCAAAGTATCACCGATTTGTCTGGGCGAGGGGTTGGACTGGATGTAGTGCGATCGCAGGTTCGATCAATGCAAGGAAACGTTACTGTGACCTCAGTTCCAAACCAAGGCACAACGTTTTCAATGCAACTACCACTCACGTTGATTAGTGCCAGATTATTAGTTTGCCAAGCAGGAAACGCAATTTACGGCATGATCTCTGAGGAAGTCGCTCGAATTGTTTCACCCGATGCAGTTGAGACTGAACAGCTTGGTAATCAGCGCGTTCTTCGTTGGCAGTATGAAGGAGAAGAGCATACCGTTCCGATTCATTCTCTTTCTCGTGCCATCACTTATACGAATTGGTTGGCGGGAATGCAATCAGCGATTCATTCATCCGAAGAGTTTGGTGCGGTTCCGACATTGACTTCATCGATTTTGGTGCTCAAACATCAGAATGGGTGGATTGGAATCGAGGTCGATCGCGTTTTGGGTGAACAGGAACTTGTATTGCGACCTGTGGGAAGCGCGATCGCATCTCCAAGTTATGTTTACGGCTGTAGTGTTTTGGGAGATGGTCGATCGTTGTTGGCGATCGATGCCTTAGCGCTCATTGAACAGAATCATACAAAGTCTAGTTCTGTAGCGACTCCAATTGAGCCAACGATCGTTCAACGAACTCGATCAGTTTTAGTGATTGATGATTCGATGACCGTTCGGCAAGTTGTTTCAGCCGCGTTGGATGGTGCAGGCTATCACGTGATTCAAGCTAAAGATGGATTGGACGCGATCGAACAATTGCAGCGGCATTCTGAGATTGAACTGATTACTTGTGATGTTGAAATGCCACGATTGAATGGATTTGAGTTTCTGATGCGATATCAGCAGGAAGCTCAACTGAACCAAGTTCCAGTCATTATGCTGACTTCTCGCACCAATGAAAAGCATCAACAATTAGCGAAACAATTAGGAGCAGCAGCTTATATGACCAAGCCGTTTGATCAGGGTGAGTTAATTCAGGTCGTCGATCGATTGATCAAAGGAAAGGTGGCACGATGA